Proteins encoded by one window of Antechinus flavipes isolate AdamAnt ecotype Samford, QLD, Australia chromosome 4, AdamAnt_v2, whole genome shotgun sequence:
- the GJA1 gene encoding gap junction alpha-1 protein produces the protein MGDWSALGKLLDKVQAYSTAGGKVWLSVLFIFRILLLGTAVESAWGDEQSAFRCNTQQPGCENVCYDKSFPISHVRFWVLQIIFVSVPTLLYLAHVFYVMRKEEKLNKKEEELKVAQTDGANVDMHLKQIEIKKFKYGIEEHGKVKMRGGLLRTYIISILFKSVFEVAFLLIQWYIYGFSLNAVYTCKRDPCPHQVDCFLSRPTEKTIFIIFMLVVSLVSLALNIIELFYVFFKGVKDRVKGKSDPYHAPAGPLSPSKDCGSPKYAYFNGCSSPTAPLSPMSPPGYKLVTGDRNNSSCRNYNKQASEQNWANYSAEQNRMGQAGSTISNSHAQPFDFPDDNQNSKKLAAGHELQPLAIVDQRPSSRASSRASSRPRPDDLEI, from the coding sequence ATGGGGGATTGGAGTGCCTTAGGCAAACTCCTCGACAAAGTTCAAGCCTATTCTACTGCTGGAGGGAAAGTGTGGCTCTCTGTCCTCTTCATTTTCCGAATCTTGCTGTTGGGAACTGCAGTTGAATCAGCCTGGGGTGATGAACAATCTGCTTTTCGATGTAATACTCAGCAACCAGGTTGTGAAAATGTATGTTATGATAAATCCTTTCCAATCTCTCATGTGCGTTTTTGGGTTCTGCAAATCATCTTTGTGTCTGTGCCAACTCTTTTGTACCTGGCTCACGTGTTCTATGTGATGcgaaaagaagaaaagttgaaCAAGAAAGAGGAGGAGCTGAAAGTCGCTCAAACTGATGGTGCCAATGTGGATATGCACTTGAAAcaaattgaaataaagaaattcaaatatggaATTGAAGAACATGGCAAAGTGAAAATGCGTGGAGGGTTGCTCCGGACATACATCATCAGCATTCTTTTTAAGTCTGTTTTTGAGGTGGCCTTCCTGCTGATTCAATGGTACATCTATGGCTTCAGCTTGAATGCTGTCTATACTTGCAAGAGAGATCCCTGCCCTCATCAAGTGGATTGTTTCCTCTCCCGTCCCACAGAGAAAACCATCTTCATTATCTTCATGTTGGTTGTGTCTTTGGTATCCCTTGCCTTAAATATCATTGAGCTATTCTATGTGTTCTTTAAGGGTGTCAAGGATCGTGTGAAGGGAAAAAGTGACCCTTACCACGCTCCAGCTGGCCCACTGAGTCCCAGCAAAGATTGTGGATCTCCCAAATATGCTTATTTCAATGGCTGTTCTTCCCCAACTGCTCCCTTGTCACCAATGTCTCCTCCAGGGTATAAGCTTGTTACTGGAGATCGAAACAATTCTTCTTGCCGTAATTACAATAAGCAAGCCAGTGAGCAAAACTGGGCCAACTATAGTGCTGAGCAGAATAGAATGGGCCAGGCTGGAAGCACCATCTCTAATTCACATGCCCAGCCTTTTGATTTTCCAGATGATAATCAGAATTCAAAAAAACTAGCAGCAGGGCATGAGCTACAACCGCTTGCCATTGTGGACCAAAGGCCTTCCAGTAGAGCCAGCAGCAGGGCCAGCAGTAGACCTCGGCCTGATGATCTGGAGATCTAA